ATCAAGCATTTCTAAAAATGATGTACCTGTTGAAATATTATTGATTTTGTAAGTTTCAAACTTACCTTGCGATTTAGCATTCTTTTGACGCCAAATCTTTAATGTTAATTCTTTTAATATTTTATCTGCCATTTTTTTTAGATTTGAGATATTAGATTTGAGATATTAGATCATGAGTTATCTGCTTAATTTTTGCTTTAAAGAATAAATCATCTTCTGAATTTCCTGATTAAGATCTTGAACTAAAACTATTTCCTTTTCTGATAGATAAGATAAATCTACACATAAAATTAACAAGGTTTCTAATTCAAATGAACTTCCATTTGCAATGTCAAGAAATCTGCAAAAATCAATACTAGTATTCTTTCCACTTCCTTCAGCTATATTAGCAGGGATGGAAACTACAGTACGGTTTATCTGAGATATTAATCCAAATTTTTCTTCATTTGGTAGTTTTGCAGTTAACTGATAAACCATTTTTACCAATTTTCTTGCTTTTTGCCAAACTATGAAATCTTTGAACTTGTGCACTAGTATACCATTTTAGATGTTCTCATTTCTCGTATCTCACATCTCATATCTATTTATATGAGCGTTGTGTCAATTCAACTGTTTCAAAAACTAACTTTTCTTTGTGCAATTCAGGCTCTTGGTTTTCACCTTTGTACTCCCAAGCCGATACATAAGTAAAGTTGTCATCATCACGTTTTGCTTCTCCCTCTTCAGTAACCGATTCTTCGCGGTAGTGACCACCACAAGATTCGTTACGATTTAGTGCATCACGAGCCATTAAATCTCCTAGTTCAAGGAAATCTGCTACACGACCAGCTTTTTCAAGCTCGATGTTCATTGCATCGAAATCACCCGGGATACGCACGTTCTTATAGAAATCAGCTTTGATCTTAGCAATCTCTTCGATAGCATATTTCAAACCTTTCTCGTTACGAGCCATTCCTACGTAATCCCACATGATGTTTCCTAAACGCTTGTGGAATGAGTCTACCGACTTATCACCTTTAACATTGTAAAGACGCTCTAAACGAGTTTGAACAGCTTTCTCTTTCTTATCAAACTCAGGGTGATTAAGGTCGATACGAGGAGTCTGAATTTCATCAGCTAAGTAATCACCAATTGTGTATGGTAATACGAAGTATCCATCAGCCAAACCTTGCATCAAAGCAGAAGCTCCAAGACGGTTACCACCGTGATCTGAGAAGTTAGCCTCACCAATTGCGTATAAACCAGGAACAGTAGTCATTAGGTTGTAATCAACCCAAGTTCCACCCATTGAGTAGTGAATTGCAGGATAAATCT
This genomic interval from uncultured Marinifilum sp. contains the following:
- a CDS encoding four helix bundle protein; amino-acid sequence: MHKFKDFIVWQKARKLVKMVYQLTAKLPNEEKFGLISQINRTVVSIPANIAEGSGKNTSIDFCRFLDIANGSSFELETLLILCVDLSYLSEKEIVLVQDLNQEIQKMIYSLKQKLSR